In Geopsychrobacter electrodiphilus DSM 16401, a single window of DNA contains:
- a CDS encoding MerR family transcriptional regulator, whose amino-acid sequence MAVLIPDKIFFKIGEVAELVGVKSHVLRYWESEFKSLKPVKSRSNQRLYRREDIEQALLIKSLLYQQGFTITGARQKLKSSQKLAVPEEHSLVNIESIIERLKKLRDLLKEQAGERLS is encoded by the coding sequence GTGGCGGTTCTGATTCCGGACAAGATTTTTTTTAAGATCGGAGAAGTTGCGGAGCTTGTCGGCGTTAAGTCACATGTTCTGCGCTATTGGGAATCTGAGTTCAAGTCGCTGAAACCGGTCAAAAGCCGTTCCAATCAACGGCTTTATCGCCGTGAAGATATCGAACAGGCCCTGCTGATAAAGTCATTACTCTATCAACAGGGCTTTACTATAACTGGCGCTCGCCAGAAGTTAAAGAGTTCGCAGAAGCTAGCTGTCCCTGAAGAACATTCCCTCGTTAATATTGAGAGTATCATTGAGCGCCTGAAAAAACTGCGTGATTTGCTGAAAGAGCAAGCAGGGGAGCGGTTGTCGTGA
- the surE gene encoding 5'/3'-nucleotidase SurE, producing the protein MSFILVTNDDGVHSPGLACLADAVAEFHQIVIVAPDRNRSAIGHALTLDSPLRADEIRRGVFSIDGTPTDCVNLGVHGLVEGKPLLVVSGVNLGANMGDDITYSGTVCAALEAALMGIPAIAFSLDAREFTHADLIRVSTIARNLVRQVLIIGMAEGTFLNVNIPTGEINGICLTCQGKRHYGEGIIQKTDPRGRIYYWIGGGIAGFENIPGSDCNAVAAGQVSITPLRTGLTSEVALKEMADWDLSRTLD; encoded by the coding sequence GTGAGTTTTATTCTGGTGACGAACGACGATGGCGTTCATTCCCCCGGGCTGGCCTGTCTAGCAGATGCAGTTGCCGAATTTCACCAGATCGTTATTGTCGCTCCGGATCGTAATCGCAGCGCCATTGGCCATGCGTTGACCCTTGATTCCCCCTTGCGCGCCGACGAGATCCGCCGCGGAGTGTTTTCGATCGATGGCACCCCGACCGACTGCGTTAACCTTGGCGTTCATGGTCTCGTTGAGGGGAAGCCCCTGCTTGTGGTGTCAGGAGTGAATCTGGGTGCAAATATGGGTGATGATATTACCTATTCAGGGACGGTCTGTGCTGCGCTGGAAGCAGCTTTGATGGGAATACCCGCGATCGCTTTTTCGCTGGACGCACGCGAATTTACTCATGCTGATTTGATCCGTGTGAGCACTATCGCACGCAATCTGGTGCGTCAGGTTCTGATAATCGGAATGGCTGAGGGTACCTTTCTCAATGTCAATATTCCTACTGGTGAAATCAATGGAATCTGTTTGACGTGTCAGGGGAAGAGACATTACGGGGAGGGGATTATTCAGAAAACAGATCCTCGCGGACGGATTTATTACTGGATAGGCGGGGGAATTGCCGGGTTTGAAAATATTCCCGGGAGTGATTGTAACGCCGTTGCAGCCGGTCAGGTTTCGATCACACCTCTGAGGACAGGCTTGACCAGCGAAGTCGCCCTAAAAGAGATGGCGGATTGGGACCTTTCGCGAACTCTGGATTAG
- a CDS encoding protein-L-isoaspartate(D-aspartate) O-methyltransferase, producing the protein MDYAVARRRMVENQIKARNITDEGVLRAMRATPRHLFVDEGYRQHAYSDSTLPIGEKQTISQPFMVAAMTSALELKGGERILEIGTGSGYQTAVLAQLVSRIYTIERIPILASRARRIFDHLRLTNINLKVGDGTIGWKDQAPFNGIIVTAGGPEIPVEFLDQLAVGAPLVVPVGPLDRQVLLRLRRNIDGSFTREELMDCRFVPLIGERGWPNEGQ; encoded by the coding sequence ATGGACTATGCAGTTGCCCGACGCCGAATGGTGGAAAACCAGATAAAGGCGCGAAATATTACTGATGAAGGTGTTTTGAGGGCGATGCGCGCAACTCCCCGGCACCTTTTTGTCGATGAGGGTTACCGGCAGCATGCCTATTCTGATTCGACCCTGCCGATCGGAGAAAAACAGACAATTTCGCAGCCTTTCATGGTGGCCGCCATGACCTCAGCGCTGGAGTTAAAAGGAGGAGAGCGAATCCTGGAGATAGGCACGGGTTCGGGCTATCAGACCGCAGTCCTGGCGCAGTTGGTCAGCCGGATCTACACTATCGAACGTATTCCGATCCTTGCCAGCCGTGCACGGCGTATTTTTGATCATCTTCGTCTGACCAACATTAATCTTAAAGTTGGTGATGGCACGATTGGTTGGAAAGACCAGGCCCCTTTTAATGGAATTATTGTCACCGCAGGAGGGCCGGAGATTCCGGTCGAATTCCTCGATCAACTTGCTGTAGGTGCTCCCTTGGTCGTTCCGGTCGGGCCCCTTGACCGACAAGTCTTATTGCGCTTGCGTCGCAATATCGATGGTAGCTTTACTCGCGAAGAGCTCATGGATTGCCGCTTTGTTCCTCTGATCGGGGAGCGGGGTTGGCCGAACGAAGGCCAGTGA
- a CDS encoding M23 family metallopeptidase, whose translation MNYTSRCFRQMGMLFSQYLLIVVLVLLLNGCVGQGVYHQVAPGQTLYRISKTYGVDEAYLARINGISNPSQLRIGTRIFIPGASQSKYVPATVSASVKPVKIVKADIIGPNKESPALDETSTSSISVTKPSTLTLPRDLNPIKTNKVKIKLHWPLRGKILRAFGVPGKGGGKGLEIAAREGSMVRAAAAGKVIYSGNGVQGFGHLMILQHENDFFTVYGFNSKNYVSQGQFVSQGERIASSGRPPNGESGRLHFEVRIGKHAVDPILYLP comes from the coding sequence ATGAATTACACCAGCCGATGTTTTCGACAGATGGGGATGCTTTTTAGTCAATATCTGTTGATTGTGGTACTCGTACTGCTTTTGAACGGTTGTGTCGGGCAGGGAGTCTACCATCAGGTTGCTCCGGGGCAAACTCTCTACCGTATCAGTAAGACCTACGGGGTTGATGAAGCTTATCTGGCGAGGATCAATGGAATTAGCAATCCCTCTCAACTCCGGATAGGAACGAGAATTTTTATTCCTGGTGCCAGCCAGTCAAAGTACGTTCCCGCGACAGTTTCAGCATCGGTAAAACCGGTTAAAATTGTCAAGGCTGACATCATCGGGCCCAATAAAGAGTCGCCAGCGCTGGATGAGACAAGTACAAGCTCAATCTCGGTTACTAAGCCTTCAACTCTGACTCTTCCTCGAGATCTGAACCCAATAAAAACAAACAAGGTCAAGATTAAACTGCACTGGCCTTTACGTGGCAAGATATTGCGCGCTTTCGGTGTCCCGGGAAAAGGGGGCGGGAAGGGCCTTGAGATAGCCGCGAGAGAAGGGAGCATGGTCAGAGCTGCAGCTGCAGGGAAGGTAATTTATAGTGGCAATGGCGTCCAGGGCTTTGGACATTTGATGATTTTGCAACATGAAAATGATTTCTTTACGGTTTACGGTTTTAATAGTAAAAATTATGTCAGTCAGGGGCAGTTCGTCAGCCAGGGAGAACGGATTGCCAGTTCCGGCCGCCCCCCTAACGGGGAGAGTGGCAGATTACATTTCGAGGTTCGAATTGGGAAGCATGCGGTGGACCCCATTTTGTATTTGCCCTGA
- a CDS encoding sigma-70 family RNA polymerase sigma factor, with protein MNEYLSDFDESRDPEASDNDFDGFNVVAESDEKASDSGDKVTLAHEEGEHSADAIKLYLKEIQRGTLLTAQDERDLAGLIAQGDMAARDRMIESNLRLVVKIAKRYMNRGLPFLDLIEEGNMGLIKAVERFKVSKGCRFSTYATWWVRQSIERALVNQSRTIRLPVHVADDINKLVKITRELVQRLKREPNHAEIAVAMGCDEKYVRRMQVLVKKTFSIEHPMGENNDYSLIDTIEDKTAVDPETTIQDLDRFSQLLEWMEDLSETEREILALRFGLNDREPQTLDTIGQQFGVTRERIRQIEAKSLNKLRKAMADKTGEEFDED; from the coding sequence ATGAACGAGTACCTGTCTGATTTTGATGAGAGTCGTGACCCTGAAGCCTCGGATAATGATTTCGATGGTTTCAACGTGGTGGCTGAATCCGATGAGAAAGCTTCGGATTCAGGTGACAAGGTAACACTTGCGCATGAAGAAGGTGAACACTCCGCCGACGCAATAAAGCTCTATCTCAAAGAGATCCAGCGCGGGACCCTGCTGACTGCGCAGGATGAACGCGATCTGGCCGGGCTTATCGCTCAGGGGGACATGGCGGCGCGAGACCGGATGATTGAATCAAATCTGCGTCTGGTTGTGAAGATTGCCAAGCGTTACATGAACCGCGGACTTCCGTTTCTGGATTTGATTGAAGAGGGGAATATGGGGCTGATCAAGGCCGTCGAGCGCTTTAAGGTCAGTAAGGGCTGCCGTTTTTCCACATACGCGACCTGGTGGGTGCGCCAATCGATCGAACGGGCCCTCGTCAATCAGAGTCGGACAATCCGTTTACCTGTCCACGTTGCCGATGACATCAACAAATTGGTCAAAATAACGCGCGAGTTGGTACAACGTCTCAAACGCGAACCGAATCATGCCGAAATCGCTGTTGCGATGGGATGTGATGAGAAATATGTTCGCCGCATGCAGGTGTTGGTCAAAAAAACTTTTTCGATCGAGCATCCCATGGGGGAGAACAACGATTACAGTTTGATCGATACTATTGAAGACAAAACGGCGGTTGATCCCGAAACAACTATCCAGGATTTGGATCGTTTTAGTCAATTGCTCGAATGGATGGAAGACCTTTCTGAAACCGAACGTGAAATTTTGGCGCTGCGTTTCGGGCTTAATGATCGCGAGCCACAGACTCTTGACACGATCGGTCAGCAGTTCGGGGTTACCCGTGAACGTATTCGTCAGATTGAAGCTAAAAGCCTGAATAAACTGCGCAAGGCCATGGCTGATAAAACTGGCGAAGAGTTTGATGAAGATTAA
- a CDS encoding adenine phosphoribosyltransferase, which yields MDQLKDIIRDIPDFPKKGIVFKDITTLLADPRSFHRMVDLIAHRYVGEKIDQIVGIEARGFILGSALAYKLGTGITLVRKPGKLPSKTRSISYELEYGRDTLEIHEDAFKPGDRVIIADDLLATGGTMAAVVDLVNDCGAEIFECAFMAELEFLHGREKLPDGKVYSLLKF from the coding sequence ATGGACCAACTTAAAGATATTATTCGCGACATCCCTGATTTTCCAAAAAAAGGGATTGTTTTCAAAGATATCACCACACTTTTGGCTGATCCGCGTAGTTTTCATCGTATGGTTGATTTGATTGCTCACCGCTATGTCGGTGAAAAAATAGATCAGATTGTGGGGATTGAGGCGCGCGGGTTTATTCTTGGTTCTGCCCTGGCCTATAAACTGGGGACCGGTATCACCCTGGTGCGCAAACCGGGAAAACTCCCCTCCAAAACACGCAGTATCAGCTATGAGCTTGAGTATGGTCGCGACACCCTTGAGATTCATGAAGATGCTTTTAAGCCCGGCGACCGTGTCATCATTGCCGATGATCTGCTCGCTACGGGAGGCACCATGGCAGCAGTGGTCGATTTGGTGAATGACTGTGGTGCTGAAATTTTCGAGTGTGCCTTTATGGCTGAACTTGAATTTTTGCATGGTCGCGAAAAGCTTCCAGATGGGAAGGTTTATAGTTTGTTGAAATTTTGA
- a CDS encoding UDP-glucose dehydrogenase family protein has product MNLTVVGTGYVGLVTGTCFAEMGNNVVCVDVDKAKVEALRLGKLPIYEPGLDPLVLRNAEEGRLLFTSSLADGMSNTEVFFIAVGTPPGEDGSADLKYVQSVAREIGQLLQRYAVIVDKSTVPVGTAELVRKTIQSELDQRRVAITFDVVSNPEFLKEGAAIEDFMKPDRVVIGSDSEKACELMRQLYAPFNRNHERTLFMGVRDAEMTKYAANSMLATKISFINEIANLCEKLGVDVENVRKGIGSDSRIGMSFIYPGCGYGGSCFPKDVQALIRMADGVDFEAGLLKAVENRNFSQKGWIAAQVRERFGSDLSGKIFGLWGLAFKPGTDDMREAPAKVLLAELITAGARVLAYDPVAMETARKELPAEWFESGALVLTDHQYDALQGVDAMLLVTEWKPFRNPDLNAMKRLMRQHVIIDGRNQYDPRLIRESGFDYTGVGRKIV; this is encoded by the coding sequence ATGAATTTAACAGTTGTCGGAACAGGTTATGTCGGACTTGTGACTGGTACCTGCTTTGCCGAAATGGGGAACAACGTCGTTTGTGTCGATGTGGACAAAGCCAAGGTTGAGGCCTTGAGACTTGGTAAACTACCAATTTATGAACCGGGTTTGGATCCATTGGTGTTGCGCAATGCAGAAGAGGGGAGACTGCTCTTTACCTCTTCCTTAGCTGATGGGATGTCCAACACAGAGGTCTTCTTTATCGCGGTCGGTACTCCACCGGGAGAAGATGGCTCAGCGGATCTCAAATACGTTCAATCGGTTGCGCGCGAGATCGGTCAGCTTCTTCAGCGTTACGCGGTTATCGTTGATAAGTCGACAGTTCCGGTCGGTACAGCCGAGCTGGTACGTAAAACGATCCAGTCAGAGCTAGACCAACGTAGAGTGGCGATTACCTTTGATGTTGTCAGTAATCCTGAATTTCTCAAAGAGGGCGCTGCGATTGAAGATTTTATGAAACCCGATCGTGTGGTTATCGGCAGCGACAGCGAAAAAGCATGTGAGCTGATGCGGCAACTCTATGCCCCCTTCAACCGGAATCATGAGCGTACCCTTTTTATGGGCGTTCGCGACGCTGAGATGACCAAGTATGCCGCCAACTCGATGCTGGCTACCAAGATCAGCTTTATCAACGAGATCGCCAACCTGTGCGAAAAGCTCGGGGTTGATGTTGAGAACGTACGTAAGGGGATCGGTTCAGATTCGCGCATCGGCATGTCGTTTATCTACCCGGGTTGCGGCTACGGAGGTTCCTGTTTCCCCAAGGATGTGCAGGCCCTGATCCGTATGGCCGACGGGGTAGATTTTGAAGCTGGTTTACTCAAGGCGGTTGAAAATCGTAATTTCAGCCAGAAGGGCTGGATCGCTGCTCAGGTCAGAGAACGCTTCGGGAGTGATCTTTCTGGAAAAATCTTCGGTCTCTGGGGGTTGGCGTTTAAGCCGGGCACCGATGACATGCGCGAAGCGCCGGCCAAGGTCCTGCTCGCCGAATTGATAACTGCCGGCGCACGGGTGCTGGCTTATGATCCTGTCGCTATGGAAACCGCACGCAAGGAGTTACCTGCAGAGTGGTTTGAATCTGGAGCTCTGGTCCTGACTGATCATCAATACGACGCACTGCAAGGGGTCGACGCGATGTTGCTCGTCACCGAATGGAAGCCATTCCGAAATCCCGATCTCAATGCCATGAAGCGATTGATGCGTCAACATGTCATTATTGATGGCCGGAACCAATACGACCCCCGATTGATTCGTGAGTCCGGGTTCGACTATACCGGGGTAGGGCGTAAAATTGTCTGA
- a CDS encoding PaaI family thioesterase, with translation MSETEKLQVLADRGCFVCGSENSSGLQASFSIDAELGRATSLLQLDQRFQGWQGVIHGGILATLLDEVAIYACRGKGEQFVTAEINVRYRKPVPVASLILLSGQITEVRRRIYKVASRIEIDGVLHAEADVRVMRLDK, from the coding sequence TTGTCTGAAACTGAGAAGCTACAGGTCCTGGCTGATCGAGGTTGTTTCGTATGTGGCAGCGAAAACTCAAGCGGGCTTCAAGCGAGCTTTTCGATTGATGCCGAACTGGGTCGCGCGACCAGCTTGCTGCAATTGGATCAACGCTTTCAGGGCTGGCAGGGTGTCATCCACGGAGGCATTTTAGCGACCTTGCTTGACGAGGTGGCAATCTACGCCTGTCGCGGCAAGGGAGAACAATTCGTTACAGCTGAAATCAACGTTCGTTATCGCAAGCCGGTACCGGTCGCTAGTCTGATTCTACTGTCCGGCCAGATCACAGAGGTCCGGCGGCGCATCTATAAGGTTGCTTCACGCATCGAAATTGATGGCGTCCTGCATGCCGAAGCCGATGTCCGAGTGATGCGACTTGATAAATGA
- a CDS encoding DEAD/DEAH box helicase gives MEFNSFNFHPNIAAGISAAGYSTPTPIQAQAMPPVMLGRDVMGLAQTGTGKTAAFVLPMLQRLLQGERGKVRALIVAPTRELAEQINETVIALGKQTGLRSMTVYGGVSINPQIQKLRRGVEIVVACPGRLLDHIQQRTINLSQVEVLVLDEADRMFDMGFLPDIRKIVKRLSTKRQTLLFSATMPKEILKLAQEVLTNPETVQVDMIAPPQTVSHALYPVAQHLKTDLLLHLLKQTSTESVLVFTRTKHRAKRLGEKLSKVGYKAASLQGNLSQNRRQAALNGFRDGSVQILVATDIAARGIDVSQISHVVNFDIPDTPEAYIHRIGRTGRAARTGEAFTMIAGEDTQMVRAIERTLGKQILRHTLSDFDYSAAAPPKEAQATRPPKSFKSSKPTGGKGPRSEGAGGAARTYNKPASRRRPQSARPTSVVRGH, from the coding sequence ATGGAGTTTAACAGTTTTAATTTTCATCCTAATATTGCGGCTGGTATCAGCGCCGCAGGGTATAGCACCCCGACCCCGATTCAGGCGCAGGCGATGCCACCGGTGATGCTGGGACGTGATGTTATGGGCCTGGCCCAAACCGGGACCGGGAAAACGGCAGCCTTTGTGCTGCCGATGTTGCAGCGGCTGTTGCAGGGCGAGCGTGGCAAAGTGCGTGCTTTAATCGTAGCCCCGACCCGCGAACTTGCCGAGCAGATCAACGAGACCGTTATCGCCCTTGGGAAACAGACCGGGTTGCGGAGCATGACTGTTTATGGCGGGGTCAGTATCAACCCGCAGATTCAAAAACTCAGACGCGGGGTAGAGATTGTCGTGGCCTGCCCCGGGCGCCTGCTCGACCATATCCAGCAACGGACGATTAATCTCAGTCAGGTTGAAGTGCTGGTACTGGATGAAGCCGACCGTATGTTCGACATGGGGTTTCTTCCCGATATCCGCAAGATCGTCAAGCGGCTCTCGACCAAACGCCAGACACTGCTCTTCTCGGCGACTATGCCGAAGGAGATTCTCAAGTTGGCTCAGGAGGTTTTAACCAATCCTGAAACCGTGCAGGTCGATATGATCGCCCCGCCGCAAACCGTGAGTCATGCACTCTACCCGGTCGCACAGCATTTAAAGACTGACCTGCTGTTACACCTGCTCAAGCAGACCAGCACAGAATCTGTATTGGTCTTTACTCGCACCAAGCACCGCGCCAAACGCCTCGGTGAAAAACTGAGCAAGGTTGGTTACAAGGCCGCTTCCCTGCAGGGGAATCTATCGCAGAATCGACGTCAGGCGGCCCTGAACGGCTTTCGTGATGGCAGTGTTCAGATTCTTGTTGCGACCGATATCGCCGCTCGCGGGATTGATGTCAGTCAGATATCGCATGTGGTCAATTTTGATATCCCTGATACGCCGGAAGCCTATATCCACCGCATCGGTCGGACCGGACGCGCTGCGCGTACCGGAGAAGCGTTTACGATGATTGCCGGAGAGGACACTCAGATGGTGCGTGCTATCGAAAGGACCCTCGGCAAACAGATCCTGCGCCACACATTGAGCGATTTTGACTATTCTGCCGCCGCGCCCCCCAAGGAGGCACAGGCAACCCGCCCGCCAAAATCTTTCAAATCGAGCAAACCCACCGGGGGTAAGGGACCTCGGTCCGAGGGGGCTGGTGGGGCAGCCAGAACATATAACAAGCCGGCCTCCCGCCGTCGTCCGCAGAGTGCGCGACCGACCTCAGTAGTCCGAGGGCACTGA
- a CDS encoding zinc ribbon domain-containing protein, producing MKNCPFCAEEILDAALKCKHCGEFLEGSRPPFSRETSSPWYLRKAFIVIAIGFVGPLALPLVWMRPQTSVAWKVGISVVTLILSWFLYQATMQALQMLDETMRTLNGM from the coding sequence ATGAAAAATTGCCCCTTTTGTGCCGAAGAAATCCTGGATGCCGCGCTTAAATGTAAGCATTGCGGCGAGTTTCTTGAGGGTTCAAGACCTCCATTTTCGAGGGAGACGAGTAGCCCCTGGTATCTGCGCAAGGCCTTTATTGTGATCGCTATCGGTTTTGTTGGACCACTGGCACTGCCTCTGGTCTGGATGCGGCCACAGACATCGGTGGCCTGGAAAGTCGGCATATCGGTCGTAACCCTGATTCTGAGCTGGTTTCTATATCAGGCGACGATGCAGGCGCTGCAGATGTTGGACGAGACCATGCGGACGTTAAACGGGATGTGA
- a CDS encoding OmpP1/FadL family transporter, which produces MKKIYLALLLFTFTAGNLYASGFGVFTQGANGLGQGNAVTAHVTGPSSLYFNPALLPQLAGTQIELGTTLIYAKREFISDLSGLTEKGESSAKFPSTFYATHQFNDQLSAGLGIFFPFGLTTEWGTNWEGRYIATKSELSTTNFNPVLAYQLNDQLSVAAGLDILYLDATLERQVNSTGIGFLINPPGGFGLLPDASQKFSGDGWGLGYNLGLLANITDTLSFGASYRSQIEVKVDGDLSFSIPTGAAPLNAVLNNTTGNSTLQLPQQASVGLAWDASKQLTVELGARWEGWSSTHDISINLDQPVLGQTADVTQREWKDSWAFNLGGEYQVNKILALRAGYLYSKNPVPDNTFEPSIPDADAQLFTLGTGLTFGPWGIDLAYGFEHHKDRNKTNGIGATTGATANGKYSANVHLAAVSIGYRF; this is translated from the coding sequence ATGAAAAAAATCTATCTTGCTCTGTTGCTGTTCACGTTTACTGCCGGAAACCTGTACGCTTCAGGCTTTGGGGTCTTTACCCAGGGCGCAAATGGGTTGGGACAGGGGAATGCGGTCACCGCTCATGTGACAGGCCCATCGAGTCTATATTTTAATCCGGCATTATTGCCGCAGTTAGCCGGAACACAGATCGAACTGGGAACGACCTTGATCTACGCTAAACGAGAGTTTATTAGCGACCTGAGCGGCTTGACGGAAAAAGGTGAAAGTTCAGCAAAATTTCCCAGCACCTTTTACGCAACCCACCAGTTCAACGATCAATTAAGTGCCGGTCTGGGAATATTTTTCCCGTTTGGGCTCACAACGGAATGGGGAACAAACTGGGAGGGTCGTTACATTGCGACCAAATCCGAGCTGTCGACCACAAATTTCAACCCTGTGCTTGCCTACCAACTGAATGACCAGCTCTCGGTAGCGGCAGGCCTTGATATCCTTTACCTTGATGCGACGCTGGAGCGCCAGGTCAACTCCACAGGGATCGGTTTTCTAATCAACCCACCAGGTGGATTTGGGCTACTCCCCGATGCCAGCCAAAAGTTTTCAGGCGACGGCTGGGGGCTGGGCTACAATTTAGGGCTGCTTGCCAACATCACTGACACGCTCTCGTTCGGCGCCAGCTATCGCAGCCAGATCGAGGTCAAGGTTGATGGCGACCTTAGTTTCTCAATCCCAACCGGGGCAGCGCCCCTGAATGCAGTCCTGAACAATACGACCGGTAACTCAACCCTTCAATTGCCTCAGCAAGCCAGTGTTGGTTTGGCGTGGGACGCCTCGAAACAACTTACGGTAGAGTTGGGAGCCCGCTGGGAAGGGTGGAGTTCAACCCACGATATAAGCATAAACTTGGACCAACCGGTTCTAGGTCAAACGGCCGACGTAACACAGCGTGAGTGGAAGGATTCCTGGGCATTTAACCTCGGCGGGGAATATCAAGTGAATAAAATCCTGGCCTTACGCGCGGGTTACCTCTACAGCAAAAACCCGGTCCCTGATAACACGTTTGAGCCCTCCATCCCGGATGCTGATGCCCAGCTGTTTACACTCGGGACCGGCCTGACCTTCGGCCCCTGGGGGATTGATCTGGCCTATGGCTTTGAGCACCACAAAGACCGCAACAAAACCAATGGGATAGGAGCGACAACAGGTGCTACCGCAAATGGAAAATACTCAGCCAATGTTCATCTAGCGGCAGTCAGTATCGGCTACAGGTTTTAA
- a CDS encoding class I SAM-dependent methyltransferase has protein sequence MSYLMEHPEEHLRLEKKTEAGQVIRQAIWAGIKPGMHVLDAGCGVGKTTAILKDVVGDDGRVTGLDFSPSRIDKARTTYSAPGVNFIEHDLQTPFLSTDSFDAVWIRFVLEYFLDDPLAIIKNVIHSLKPGGLLIIADLDNNCLTHFGHPERLERTIQDILFCLQKNRNFDPYAGRKLYAHMTDLNFNDINVALEAHHLFFGELNPVDSENWLSKIEIAVKNSGCRFEEYAGDFDACIEEFKQYFFDPRRFIYTPLIIVRGTKPLD, from the coding sequence ATGAGTTATTTGATGGAGCATCCGGAGGAACACCTGCGCCTCGAAAAAAAAACTGAAGCGGGCCAGGTCATACGCCAGGCAATATGGGCTGGAATTAAACCCGGCATGCATGTTCTCGATGCAGGCTGTGGTGTCGGAAAAACAACCGCTATTCTGAAAGATGTTGTCGGCGATGACGGCCGGGTAACGGGCCTGGACTTTTCCCCTTCACGCATCGATAAAGCGCGTACCACATATAGTGCGCCTGGGGTTAATTTCATTGAGCATGATCTGCAGACGCCATTTCTTTCTACGGATTCTTTTGATGCGGTTTGGATCCGTTTTGTACTCGAATATTTCCTTGATGATCCGCTAGCGATTATCAAGAATGTCATTCACAGTCTCAAACCGGGTGGGCTGTTGATTATCGCGGACCTGGACAATAACTGTCTAACGCACTTCGGGCATCCGGAGCGTCTGGAAAGAACCATTCAGGACATCCTTTTCTGCCTACAGAAAAATCGTAATTTTGATCCTTATGCCGGGCGTAAACTTTATGCTCACATGACAGATTTGAATTTCAACGACATCAACGTCGCCCTTGAAGCACACCATCTTTTCTTTGGGGAACTCAACCCCGTAGATAGCGAAAACTGGCTGAGTAAAATCGAAATAGCCGTAAAAAACTCTGGTTGCCGGTTCGAAGAATATGCCGGAGACTTCGATGCCTGTATCGAAGAGTTTAAACAGTATTTTTTTGACCCTCGCCGGTTCATTTACACACCGCTTATCATTGTCAGAGGGACAAAACCCCTTGATTAA